One Romboutsia sp. 13368 genomic window carries:
- a CDS encoding IS30 family transposase has translation MNYKHITIHERCCIANFLDLGWSLRKIAKYLNRNASTISREIKRNSVNGKYLAHIANEVYISNRINCGAKGKLNNSRLVEYIENGLNDTWSPEQIAGRLRLDYQDDKSMRVSFKTIYRWIYQKFIAKGNINKLRRKGKSLKPKETRGKFNIGKSIKDRPKEVRKRETVGHWELDTZTLK, from the coding sequence ATGAACTATAAACATATTACCATACACGAGAGATGTTGTATAGCAAATTTCTTAGATCTAGGATGGAGCTTAAGAAAGATCGCAAAATATTTAAATAGAAATGCTTCTACAATTTCAAGAGAGATTAAAAGAAATTCTGTTAATGGAAAATACTTAGCACATATAGCAAATGAAGTTTATATCAGCAATAGAATAAATTGCGGAGCAAAAGGCAAATTAAATAACTCTAGATTAGTTGAGTATATAGAAAATGGTTTAAATGATACTTGGTCACCTGAGCAAATAGCCGGTAGGCTACGCCTAGATTATCAAGATGATAAATCGATGAGAGTAAGTTTTAAAACTATTTATCGTTGGATATATCAAAAGTTCATTGCAAAAGGTAATATAAATAAACTAAGAAGAAAAGGAAAATCTTTAAAACCTAAAGAAACAAGAGGCAAATTTAATATAGGTAAAAGCATTAAAGATAGACCTAAAGAGGTTAGAAAAAGAGAAACTGTAGGCCATTGGGAGCTAGATACTSAAACTCTCAAATAA
- a CDS encoding DUF2508 family protein, which yields MKSNKKLERELEKESIIKEINKAKTDVRTAENFFQFVSDPELVDVAIYNLEAKKSRYRYLIKIAKEKGIKKSLKESLIEAIAK from the coding sequence ATGAAAAGCAATAAAAAGCTTGAAAGAGAACTGGAAAAAGAAAGTATAATTAAAGAGATAAATAAAGCTAAAACTGATGTAAGAACAGCTGAAAATTTTTTTCAATTTGTTAGTGATCCAGAATTAGTTGATGTTGCTATATACAATTTAGAAGCAAAAAAATCTAGATATAGATATTTAATAAAAATTGCAAAAGAAAAGGGAATAAAAAAATCTTTAAAAGAATCCTTAATAGAAGCAATAGCTAAATGA